A single genomic interval of Cucumis sativus cultivar 9930 chromosome 5, Cucumber_9930_V3, whole genome shotgun sequence harbors:
- the LOC101212628 gene encoding heparanase-like protein 1 yields the protein MEYQIFLLILVFAFIPRTILGLNVTTGKIVVDGTTKIAETDENFICFTLDIWPHDECSQPNLCVWDGHASMLNMDLSLPILNKAVQAFKTLRIRVGGTLQDRLIYNIGDGFKGNCNPFEAHKGLLFDFTEGCLYMERWDDLNNFFNNTGAIVTFGLNALLGKYNTKGIQWEGNWNYSNAEALIKYTVEKKYNINSWEFGNELAGPNSIGASVSASQYAKDLLKLRQIIDRLYKNSQQKPLIVAPGAFFDDKWYDELVTKTGSNVVSALTHHIYNMGAGDDPKLIYRFVNPTYLSQVSNTFRQLKNIIEKHAPWASAWVGEAGGAYHGGGLHISDTFINSFWYLDQLGMAASYNTKVYCRQTLVGGYYGVLRTKTFIPTPDYYGALLFHRLMGSSVLKVDNNVSSYLRTYAHCSRGRSGVTMLFINLSNTTEFTINIENHMNLSLHKSKPKHSSSKNVGTQREEYHLTPQNGLLRSSTVLLNGKALELTNEGEVPDLTPVYRDSNSSISIPNWSIAFIVIPDFVAIGCN from the exons ATGGAATACCAAATATTCCtgttgattttggtttttgcTTTCATCCCAAGAACCATTTTGGGACTTAATGTTACAACAGGAAAAATTGTGGTTGATGGAACTACAAAAATAGCAGAAACAGATGAgaatttcatttgtttcacTTTGGACATTTGGCCTCATGATGAGTGTAGTCAACCCAACCTTTGTGTTTGGGATGGTCATGCATCAATGCTCAATATG gaTTTGTCTCTTCCTATTCTTAACAAAGCTGTTCAAG CTTTCAAGACATTAAGAATTAGAGTAGGAGGTACCTTACAAGACAGGTTGATTTACAATATTGGTGATGGTTTCAAGGGAAATTGTAACCCATTTGAAGCCCATAAAGGTTTACTATTCGACTTCACAGAAGGGTGTTTGTACATGGAAAGGTGGGATGATTTGAACAACTTTTTCAACAATACAGG GGCCATCGTAACTTTTGGCCTAAATGCTCTACTGGGTAAGTACAACACAAAAGGAATACAATGGGAAGGCAATTGGAACTACAGTAATGCTGAAGCCCTTATTAAATATACAGTGgagaagaaatataatataaattcatGGGAGTTTG GCAATGAATTGGCTGGACCAAACAGTATTGGTGCTAGCGTTAGTGCTTCACAATATGCAAAAGACCTACTGAAGCTTCGACAAATCATAGATCGTCTGTACAAGAATTCCCAACAAAAACCTTTGATTGTTGCACCTGGTGCATTCTTTGATGACAAATGGTACGATGAACTTGTTACAAAAACTGGATCAAATGTTGTTAGTGCTCTCACTCACCATATATATAACATGGGTGCAG gtGATGACCCCAAATTGATTTATAGATTTGTTAATCCAACATACCTAAGTCAAGTATCAAACACATTTAGACAACTAAAGAACATAATTGAAAAGCATGCCCCTTGGGCTTCTGCTTGGGTTGGTGAAGCTGGTGGAGCCTATCATGGTGGCGGTCTTCATATTTCTGATACATTTATCAATAGTTTTTG GTATCTAGATCAACTTGGGATGGCTGCTTCCTACAATACCAAAGTATATTGTAGGCAAACTTTGGTTGGTGGATACTACGGTGTCCTTAGAACTAAAACTTTTATTCCTACACCAGACTACTATGG TGCGCTTCTCTTCCACCGACTTATGGGCTCAAGTGTTCTCAAAGTTGATAATAATGTCTCTTCTTATCTCCGCACCTATGCTCATTGCTCCAGAGGAAGA TCTGGTGTAACCATGCTTTTCATCAATTTGAGCAATACAACAGAGTTCacaataaatattgaaaaccaTATGAACTTGAGTTTACACAAAAGCAAGCCCAAGCATAGTTCATCAAAGAATGTGGGAACACAAAGGGAGGAATATCATTTGACCCCACAAAATGGTCTTCTTAGAAGTTCTACGGTGCTTCTGAATGGAAAAGCATTGGAGCTTACAAATGAAGGAGAAGTGCCAGATCTTACACCTGTCTACAGAGACAGTAACTCTTCCATAAGTATTCCTAATTGGTCTATTGCTTTCATTGTCATCCCTGACTTTGTAGCTATTGGTTGCAACTGA
- the LOC101217585 gene encoding FCS-Like Zinc finger 6: MPPPNCLPIKRTTTQKEILFDLGGAAVSELDIPTSSLFDHRLLSMLSPRNIRRHSDEFPWSSHYLRACCLCQRRLLAGRDIYMYKGESAFCSAECRQQQMNQDEAKEKCLTASKKGSTAVASAPTAVAKVSAMNGETVAAV, encoded by the exons ATGCCCCCGCCCAACTGCCTTCCCATCAAGAGAACCACTACCCAGAAGGAGATCCTCTTCGACCTCGGAGGCGCTGCCGTCTCTGAACTCGATATCCCTACCTCTTCCCTCTTCGATCACCGTCTTCTCTCCATGCTCTCTCCCAGAAACATTCGAAGGCATTCCGATGAGTTTCCTTGGTCATCTCACTACCTCCGTGCTTGCTGCCTCTGCCAACGCCGCCTCCTCGCCGGCCGAGATATTTACATGTACAA GGGAGAAAGCGCTTTTTGCAGTGCAGAGTGCCGGCAACAGCAGATGAATCAAGACGAGGCTAAGGAAAAATGTTTGACGGCGTCGAAGAAAGGATCGACGGCCGTCGCATCAGCTCCGACCGCCGTAGCAAAAGTGTCTGCTATGAATGGTGAGACTGTAGCCGCCGTGTAG
- the LOC116403926 gene encoding uncharacterized protein LOC116403926 has protein sequence MDKSWMHKSRLSKDYELGVENFIKFGFSNTTSSYIRCPCLKCGNCEKHSRKGVRDHLHVNGIDESYKIWFWHGEELPNSSFYDESSKFDNHTCEDRDVGSVKEMIEVAHEEYSKDPTGFEKLLIDAEKPLYEGCKKYTKLSTLVKLYNLKVRYGWSDTSFSELLETLKEILPTTNELPNSLKEFANAIECLECDQSRWKNVKDTNERKKQIPSKVIWYFPIIPRFKRLLRSIECAENLTWHSTERINDGKLRHPADSPAWKLVDMKWPDFGSEPRNLRLALSVDGVNPHGDMSSKYSCWPVVMVIYNLPPWLCMKRKYMMLSMLISGPKQPGDDIDIYLAPLIEDLKLLWKSGVECYDAYREEPFNLRSVLLWTINDFPAYGNLSGCCVKGYKACPICGDNTNSIRLKYGKKMAYLGHRRFLARNHPYRRQKKSFNGKKELDTIPEPLSGEDVYLKLKDREFSRGKKNHKKRLMNRSDKICWNRLSSFFELPYWKDLHVRHCLDVMHIEKNVCMNILGTLLDIPGKSKDGLNARRDLVDLKLRPELAPISSEKKIFIPPACYTLTKDEKRCVLKTLSEIKVPEGYSSNIRNLVSMTDLKLNSLKSHDCHVLIQQLFPIAIRSVLPKHVRYAITRLCVFFNSVCNKVLDVQQLDKLEEDIVVTLCLFEKFMKVIKNSVRNRYRPEGCIAESYLIEEAVEFCTDFLSGVDPIGLGTRKSQDHLDTSNIGRPLSMGVPFKPQQELLHQAHQYVLENTVDVQPYTEYQLSLKLEMLEFQITYDGLLMALILLLLDIVVMQSMDVAITHNLVIKNEVYKTVELA, from the exons ATGGATAAATCTTGGATGCACAAGAGTAGATTGTCTAAAGATTATGAGTTGGGTGTGGaaaacttcatcaaatttggattttctaaTACAACTAGCTCCTATATTCGTTGTCCTTGTTTGAAATGTGGGAATTGTGAAAAACATAGTAGAAAGGGTGTTAGAGATCACTTGCATGTTAATGGTATTGatgaaagttataaaatttggttttggcATGGGGAAGAACTTCCTAACTCATCCTTCTATGATGaatcttcaaagtttgacAACCATACATGTGAAGATCGGGATGTTGGAAgtgtaaaagaaatgattgaagTTGCTCATGAGGAGTATTCAAAAGACCCAACTGGATTTGAGAAGTTGCTTATTGATGCTGAAAAACCATTGTACGAAGGATGCAAAAAGTACACAAAGTTGTCTACTCTAGtcaaattgtataatttaaaagttaggtaTGGATGGAGTGATACTAGTTTTTCAGAATTACTTGAAACTTTGAAGGAAATTCTGCCTACTACCAATGAGCTCCCGAATTCATT AAAAGAATTTGCTAATGCAATTGAATGTCTTGAATGTGATCAATCAAGGTGGAAAAACGTCAAGGAtacaaatgaaaggaaaaagcaAATTCCCTCTAAAGTGATATGGTACTTTCCAATCATTCCACGATTTAAAAGGCTATTAAGAAGCATTGAATGTGCTGAAAACTTGACTTGGCATTCTACTGAAAGAATTAATGATGGTAAGTTACGACATCCAGCAGACTCTCCAGCATGGAAGTTAGTAGACATGAAATGGCCAGACTTCGGTTCTGAACCCAGAAATCTTCGTTTAGCATTGTCAGTCGATGGAGTAAATCCTCATGGTGACATGAGTTCTAAATACAGTTGTTGGCCGGTAGTGATGGTTATTTACAATCTTCCACCATGGTTGTGTATGAAAAGAAAGTACATGATGCTATCAATGCTAATTTCAGGACCAAAACAACCAGGGGATGACATAGACATATACTTAGCACCActaattgaagatttaaaacttttatggaAAAGTGGTGTTGAATGTTATGATGCTTATCGAGAAGAACCATTCAACTTAAGGTCAGTTTTGTTGTGGACAATCAATGATTTTCCTGCATATGGTAACCTTAGTGGATGTTGTGTGAAAGGGTATAAAGCATGCCCAATTTGTGGAGATAATACAAATTCTATAAGGTTAAAGTATGGGAAGAAAATGGCATACCTTGGACATCGTAGATTTTTGGCACGAAATCATCCGTATCGACGACAAAAGAAGTCATTCAATGgtaaaaaagaacttgataCAATTCCAGAGCCACTTTCTGGGGAGGAtgtgtatttaaaattgaaagatcgAGAATTTTCTAGAGGGAAGAAGAACCATAAGAAACGGCTGATGAACAGAAGTGACAAAATTTGTTGGAAtagattatcttctttttttgagttGCCATACTGGAAGGATCTTCATGTTAGACATTGTTTAGATGTGAtgcacattgaaaaaaatgtttgcatGAATATCTTAGGTACACTTCTTGATATTCCTGGGAAAAGTAAGGATGGATTGAATGCTAGACGCGATTTAGTTGATCTAAAACTTCGACCAGAGCTTGCCCCTATCAgtagtgaaaagaaaatattcattCCGCCCGCGTGTTATACTCTTACAAAGGATGAAAAACGATGTGTTTTGAAGACTTTGTCTGAAATAAAGGTTCCTGAAGGTTACTCTTCCAATATTAGAAACCTTGTGTCAATGACagatttaaaacttaatagtttaaaatctcATGATTGTCATGTGCTCATACAACAGTTGTTTCCCATTGCGATAAGATCAGTGCTACCGAAACATGTTCGTTATGCTATAACTAGGTTGTGCGTCTTTTTCAATTCTGTATGCAACAAGGTATTAGACGTACAACAACTAGACAAGTTGGAAGAAGATATTGTGGTAACattgtgtttgtttgaaaa ATTCATGAAGGTCATTAAAAACTCTGTGAGGAATAGATATCGTCCAGAAGGTTGTATTGCTGAAAGTTATTTAATAGAAGAAGCTGTTGAATTTTGTACTGATTTCTTATCTGGAGTAGATCCCATTGGACTTGGGACTCGCAAGTCACAAGACCATTTAGATACTTCAAACATTGGTAGACCATTGTCCATGGGAGTTCCTTTCAAACCTCAACAAGAACTTCTACATCAAGCTCATCAATATGTTTTGGAAAATACAGTCGATGTCCAACCATATACAGA GTATCAACTGAGCTTGAAGTTGGAAATGCTGGAGTTTCAGATAACTTACGATGGATTGCTCATGGCCCTCATCCTTTTGTTATTAGATATAGTGGTTATGCAATCAATGGATGTCGCTATCACACACAATCTTGTGATAAAGAACGAAGTGTACAAAACAGTGGAGTTAGCTTAG
- the LOC105435500 gene encoding extensin yields the protein MGMISTLGLFLTCIVAIASAGSPSPGSNAGDCSEVVFQMLPCVDYLTIGSTKANASLVCCEVLKNALEPRPDCMCDVLKQSDKMGIHLNNSRAIALPAACGISTSLPDCDIALTQGMAPAPIPSTKAPTLAPLAKTPTLAPLTRTPTPAPLTRTPTPAPLTRTPTPAPLTRTPTPAPVIKTPTPAPFTRTPTPAPLTKTPTPAPLTNSPTPAPITNSPTPAPNNQAPSPARNNQAPSPTPTTVASVPAPVNPPIATPPAPPAPEVTPSSDLAPSNGPSGEDSPMPTPSAGSPYFPSSSNLIVLLLTLLASFRAL from the exons ATGGGGATGATTTCAACTTTGGGTTTGTTCTTGACATGCATTGTAGCGATTGCGAGTGCAGGTTCGCCATCGCCAGGGTCGAATGCGGGGGATTGCTCGGAAGTGGTGTTCCAAATGCTACCGTGCGTGGATTACCTAACGATTGGGAGCACGAAGGCGAATGCCTCACTGGTTTGCTGCGAGGTGTTGAAAAATGCGTTGGAGCCGAGACCCGATTGTATGTGCGATGTGTTGAAGCAGAGCGACAAGATGGGAATTCATTTGAATAATAGCAGAGCCATTGCCCTTCCTGCCGCCTGCGGAATCTCTACTTCTCTTCCCGATTGCGACA TTGCTCTTACACAGGGTATGGCTCCAGCGCCAATTCCGAGTACGAAAGCGCCTACGCTGGCTCCACTTGCCAAGACGCCAACGCTGGCTCCACTTACCAGGACGCCAACGCCGGCTCCACTTACCAGGACGCCAACGCCGGCTCCACTTACCAGGACGCCAACGCCGGCTCCACTTACCAGGACACCAACGCCGGCTCCAGTTATCAAGACGCCAACGCCGGCTCCATTTACCAGGACGCCGACGCCGGCTCCACTTACCAAGACGCCAACGCCGGCTCCACTTACAAACAGCCCAACGCCGGCTCCAATTACAAACAGCCCAACGCCGGCTCCAAATAATCAGGCTCCATCACCGGCTAGAAATAATCAGGCGCCATCACCGACTCCAACTACAGTTGCCTCAGTGCCGGCTCCAG TTAATCCTCCAATAGCAACACCGCCAGCACCACCGGCCCCCGAAGTAACACCTAGTAGCGACCTAGCACCGTCAAACGGACCATCTGGTGAGGACTCGCCGATGCCGACACCGTCGGCCGGTTCCCCATATTTTCCCAGTTCCAGTAACTTAATTGTGCTGCTTCTCACCCTTCTCGCATCATTCAGAGCTTTGTAA